A genomic segment from Halomonas sp. GD1P12 encodes:
- a CDS encoding [protein-PII] uridylyltransferase, which translates to MLLHHHRFEPDATLFDLAAFRTELAGTRSPIAPFKAALKELQARLDERFRAGADIRDLVRGRAWYLDQLLAMAWERFEWPDDGIALIAVGGFGRGELHPHSDVDLLLLLEHDDDSAYREPLTAFITFLWDIGLEIGHSVRSLSDCEREAAEDVTVITNLLESRLIAGPERLRQKMRERLAPEHLWPADRFFEAKWQEQISRHYRYNNSEYHLEPNLKSSPGGLRDIQMIGWVAKRHFDTEQYADIVANGFMNDAELRILSQGQAFLWQVRYALHMITDRAEDRLLFDHQRTIAEMFGFKDTPERLAVEQFMKRYYRHVTALAGLNDMLLQHFDEVILRGKEVLETVTLNERFETRGGYIQARSRTLFRDHPEAMLELFLLMARHEHIEGVRADTIRLIRDHRHQIDDHYREDPHHQRLFMSIIRAPGNVPRQLRRMNRYGILGKYLPEFGRAVGLMQHDLFHIYTVDAHTLRLLKFLHGFRKSDAKADFPVAATLIHQLPKLDLLWIAGLFHDIGKGRGGDHSEIGAVDVEHFCQRHHVSPHDTNLAKWLVEHHLLMSMTAQKRDISDPDVIRDFALAVRDEIRLDYLYVLTVADINATNPTLWNGWRASLLRQLHAETKRALRRGLKNPPDRDDWIRETRLEARSLLSNVGVESARIDTLWETLGEDYFLQYAPSEIVWQAQGILAHEGSKLPLVLISAPTLDMAEGGTKVFIHTRSVDDLFAATAAAMEQLGLSIHDARIATSHNDWTLNTFIVLDSHGQPIREPGAIEEMRSHLVEELDDPDDYPQIVTRHTPRQLKHFKVPTEVLIEQDPANERTLLELTAPDRPGLLARVGRIFMEQDIALSTAKIATLGERVEDVFFITTKAGEPLTDPARQQKLRSRLIEVLSV; encoded by the coding sequence ATGCTTCTCCACCACCACCGGTTCGAGCCGGACGCGACGCTTTTCGACCTGGCGGCGTTTCGCACCGAGCTTGCCGGTACGCGCTCGCCGATCGCGCCCTTCAAGGCCGCCCTCAAGGAGCTTCAGGCGCGTTTGGACGAGCGCTTTCGAGCAGGCGCCGACATTCGTGATCTGGTGCGCGGGCGCGCCTGGTATCTCGATCAGCTGCTGGCCATGGCCTGGGAGCGCTTCGAGTGGCCGGATGACGGCATCGCGCTCATCGCCGTGGGCGGGTTTGGCCGCGGCGAGCTGCACCCGCACTCCGACGTCGATCTACTGCTGCTGCTCGAGCACGACGACGACAGCGCCTACCGCGAGCCGCTCACTGCCTTCATCACCTTTCTTTGGGATATCGGCCTTGAGATCGGCCACAGCGTGCGCTCGCTGAGCGACTGCGAGCGCGAGGCGGCCGAGGATGTCACGGTGATCACCAACCTGCTCGAATCGCGCCTGATCGCCGGCCCCGAGCGATTACGGCAGAAGATGCGCGAGCGCCTGGCCCCGGAGCACCTGTGGCCGGCGGATCGTTTTTTCGAGGCCAAGTGGCAGGAGCAGATCAGCCGCCACTACCGCTACAACAACTCCGAGTATCACCTGGAGCCGAATTTAAAGAGCTCGCCAGGCGGGCTTCGCGACATTCAGATGATCGGCTGGGTCGCCAAGCGCCACTTCGATACCGAACAGTACGCCGACATCGTCGCCAACGGCTTCATGAACGACGCCGAGCTTCGAATCCTGAGCCAGGGCCAGGCCTTCCTGTGGCAGGTGCGCTACGCGCTGCACATGATCACGGACCGCGCCGAGGACCGGCTTTTGTTCGATCACCAGCGCACCATCGCCGAGATGTTCGGCTTCAAGGATACGCCGGAGCGCTTGGCCGTCGAGCAGTTCATGAAGCGCTACTACCGCCACGTGACGGCACTGGCCGGGCTCAACGACATGCTCCTGCAGCACTTCGACGAGGTCATCCTGCGCGGCAAGGAAGTGCTCGAAACGGTCACGCTCAACGAGCGCTTCGAGACCCGGGGCGGCTACATCCAGGCCCGCTCGAGAACGCTGTTTCGCGACCATCCCGAGGCGATGCTCGAGCTGTTTCTGCTGATGGCCAGACACGAGCATATCGAAGGGGTGCGCGCCGACACTATTCGCCTGATTCGCGATCACCGCCACCAGATCGACGACCACTACCGCGAAGACCCGCACCACCAGCGCCTGTTCATGTCGATCATTCGCGCGCCGGGCAACGTCCCGCGCCAGCTCCGGCGCATGAACCGCTACGGGATTCTGGGCAAGTACCTGCCGGAGTTCGGCCGCGCAGTGGGTTTGATGCAGCACGACCTGTTTCATATCTACACCGTCGACGCCCACACTCTGCGGCTTTTGAAGTTTCTGCACGGCTTTCGCAAATCCGACGCCAAAGCGGACTTCCCGGTGGCGGCCACGCTGATTCACCAGCTGCCCAAACTCGACCTTCTCTGGATCGCCGGGCTTTTCCACGATATCGGCAAGGGCCGCGGCGGCGATCACTCCGAGATCGGCGCCGTCGACGTCGAGCACTTTTGTCAGCGTCACCACGTCTCGCCCCACGACACGAACCTGGCGAAGTGGCTGGTCGAGCACCATCTTCTGATGTCGATGACCGCGCAAAAGCGTGATATCAGCGACCCGGACGTGATTCGCGATTTCGCGCTGGCGGTTCGCGACGAAATCCGGCTGGACTACCTGTACGTACTCACCGTGGCGGACATCAACGCCACCAACCCGACGCTCTGGAACGGCTGGCGGGCATCGCTTTTGCGCCAGCTCCACGCCGAGACCAAGCGCGCGCTGCGTCGCGGACTCAAGAACCCGCCGGACCGCGACGATTGGATTCGCGAAACCCGCCTGGAGGCGCGCTCACTGCTCTCCAATGTGGGCGTGGAGAGCGCGCGCATCGACACGCTGTGGGAGACGCTGGGCGAGGACTACTTTCTGCAGTACGCGCCGAGCGAAATCGTCTGGCAGGCGCAGGGCATTCTCGCCCACGAGGGCTCGAAGCTTCCGCTGGTGCTGATCAGCGCGCCCACCCTGGACATGGCCGAAGGCGGCACCAAGGTGTTCATCCACACCCGCTCGGTGGACGATCTGTTCGCCGCCACCGCCGCGGCGATGGAGCAGTTGGGGCTTTCGATCCACGACGCGCGCATCGCCACCTCCCATAACGACTGGACGCTCAACACCTTCATCGTGCTCGACAGCCACGGCCAGCCGATTCGCGAGCCCGGCGCGATCGAGGAGATGCGCAGCCACCTGGTGGAGGAGCTCGATGACCCTGACGACTATCCGCAGATCGTCACGCGCCACACGCCGCGCCAGCTCAAGCACTTCAAGGTACCGACCGAGGTGCTGATCGAGCAGGACCCGGCCAACGAGCGCACGCTCCTGGAGCTGACCGCCCCCGACCGCCCGGGGCTTCTGGCACGTGTGGGGCGCATCTTCATGGAGCAGGACATTGCGCTCTCCACGGCGAAGATCGCCACGCTCGGCGAGCGGGTCGAGGACGTGTTCTTCATCACCACCAAGGCCGGCGAGCCGCTCACCGACCCGGCGCGCCAGCAAAAGCTTCGAAGCCGGCTGATCGAGGTGCTCAGCGTTTGA
- the dapC gene encoding succinyldiaminopimelate transaminase — protein sequence MNSDLNALHPYPFEKLATLKKGLVAPTGLEHIALTIGEPQHAPYPAALTALAQSLDEMARYPATNGLGELREQISAWATRRFGLAGLDPEREVMPVNGTREAIFAFVQAALDRNRPAKVAVPNPFYQIYEGATLLAGGTPLYLDCRAENGFCPDFSTVDAATWQDVQIVFLCSPGNPTGAVTSMAEFKALIALADEHDFIIASDECYSELYLDEAAPPPGLLQACAELGRDDYRRCVVFHSLSKRSNLPGLRSGFVAGDADILTPFKRYRTYHGCAMSLPVQRASIAAWQDEAHVLANRDAYREKFQAVAEVLAPVMDFPTPEASFYLWPAVPGGDDIAFTKRLFSEEHVSVLPGSLMGREDAHGHNPGTGRLRLALVAELEPTLEAARRLRRLIERG from the coding sequence ATGAATTCTGATCTCAACGCCCTGCACCCCTATCCGTTCGAGAAGCTGGCCACGCTCAAAAAGGGGCTCGTCGCCCCCACGGGCCTCGAGCATATCGCTCTGACCATCGGTGAGCCCCAGCATGCACCCTACCCGGCGGCGCTCACCGCGCTGGCACAAAGTCTCGACGAGATGGCGCGCTATCCGGCGACCAACGGCCTTGGCGAGCTGCGCGAGCAGATCAGCGCCTGGGCCACGCGGCGCTTCGGGCTGGCGGGGCTTGATCCGGAGCGCGAGGTGATGCCGGTCAACGGCACCCGCGAGGCGATCTTCGCTTTCGTGCAGGCCGCGCTCGATCGAAACCGGCCCGCGAAGGTCGCGGTGCCCAACCCGTTCTACCAGATCTACGAAGGTGCGACGCTGCTGGCCGGCGGCACGCCGCTGTATCTCGACTGCCGCGCCGAGAACGGCTTTTGCCCGGATTTTTCCACGGTGGACGCCGCGACCTGGCAGGACGTGCAGATCGTGTTTCTCTGCTCGCCGGGCAACCCCACCGGCGCGGTCACCTCGATGGCCGAGTTCAAGGCGCTGATCGCGCTCGCCGATGAGCACGACTTCATCATCGCCTCCGACGAGTGCTACTCCGAGCTCTATCTCGATGAAGCCGCGCCGCCACCGGGACTGCTGCAGGCCTGCGCCGAGCTTGGCCGCGATGACTATCGCCGCTGCGTGGTGTTTCACTCGCTCTCCAAGCGCTCGAACCTGCCCGGGCTTCGCTCCGGCTTCGTCGCCGGCGACGCCGACATTCTCACGCCCTTCAAGCGCTACCGTACCTACCACGGCTGCGCCATGTCGCTGCCGGTGCAGCGTGCCTCGATCGCGGCCTGGCAGGATGAGGCTCACGTACTGGCCAACCGCGACGCCTACCGCGAGAAATTCCAGGCGGTGGCCGAGGTGCTCGCCCCGGTGATGGACTTCCCCACGCCCGAGGCCAGCTTCTATCTCTGGCCCGCGGTGCCCGGCGGCGATGACATCGCCTTCACGAAGCGCCTGTTCAGCGAAGAGCACGTCAGCGTCCTGCCGGGCAGCCTGATGGGCCGCGAGGACGCACATGGCCACAACCCGGGCACCGGGCGGCTGCGCCTGGCGCTGGTCGCCGAGCTCGAACCGACGCTGGAAGCCGCGCGCCGTCTTCGCCGCTTGATCGAGCGCGGCTAG
- a CDS encoding Spx/MgsR family RNA polymerase-binding regulatory protein, with amino-acid sequence MLTLYIIDNCDTCRKARKALDEKGLAFKTHDLRKDGLSASLLEHILEQVPLLDAINKRSKTWRELPEEEKEGLDATSGRELLLKHPTLLKRPLLELDSHHFVVGYQEGDYDNITQ; translated from the coding sequence ATGCTGACGCTTTACATCATCGATAACTGCGATACCTGCCGCAAGGCGCGCAAGGCGCTGGACGAGAAAGGCCTGGCCTTCAAGACCCACGACCTTCGCAAGGATGGCCTGTCGGCGAGCCTTCTGGAGCACATCCTCGAGCAGGTGCCGCTGCTGGACGCCATCAACAAGCGCAGCAAGACCTGGCGGGAGCTGCCGGAAGAGGAAAAAGAGGGGTTGGATGCGACCTCTGGCCGCGAGCTTCTGCTCAAACATCCCACGCTCTTGAAACGCCCGCTTCTGGAGCTCGATAGCCACCACTTCGTGGTGGGCTATCAAGAGGGTGATTACGACAACATCACTCAGTAA
- the dapD gene encoding 2,3,4,5-tetrahydropyridine-2,6-dicarboxylate N-succinyltransferase — protein MLSFALGIGTQNTQGDWLEIYYPAPLFKPAESLISAAQKALNAPAGTQAVSFLPEDCERLSQALQDAGHAEQASVAASLADSQRPLVAMFIDTDDAPQSAPEVYLKLHLLSHRLVKPHGLDLTGMFGLLRNIAWTSEGAIDIEELPERRLKARLAGQPLSVDCVDKFPKMTDYVVPAGIRIGDTARVRLGAYLGEGTTVMHEGFVNFNAGTEGPGMIEGRISAGVFVGKGSDLGGGCSTMGTLSGGGNIVIKVGEGCLIGANAGIGIPLGDRCTVEAGLYITAGTKVTLLDDQKNEVKTVSGRELAGQNDLLLRRNSQNGRVECLTNKSAVALNEALHAHN, from the coding sequence ATGCTGAGCTTCGCGCTTGGAATCGGCACGCAAAACACACAAGGCGACTGGCTGGAAATCTACTACCCGGCCCCGCTTTTCAAACCCGCCGAGAGCCTGATCAGCGCCGCGCAAAAGGCGCTAAACGCCCCCGCCGGCACCCAAGCCGTGAGCTTTCTGCCCGAGGACTGCGAGCGCCTGAGCCAAGCGCTTCAGGATGCCGGCCACGCGGAGCAGGCAAGCGTTGCCGCTTCGCTTGCCGACAGTCAGCGCCCGCTGGTGGCCATGTTCATCGATACCGACGACGCCCCGCAAAGTGCCCCGGAGGTGTATCTCAAGCTGCACCTGCTCTCGCACCGGCTGGTCAAACCCCACGGCCTCGACCTGACCGGCATGTTCGGCCTTCTACGCAACATCGCCTGGACCAGCGAAGGCGCCATCGACATCGAAGAGCTGCCCGAGCGTCGCCTGAAAGCGCGGCTGGCCGGCCAGCCGCTCTCCGTGGACTGTGTCGACAAGTTCCCCAAAATGACCGATTACGTGGTGCCCGCGGGCATTCGTATCGGTGATACCGCCCGCGTCCGTCTTGGGGCGTATCTGGGTGAAGGCACCACGGTGATGCACGAAGGGTTTGTGAACTTCAACGCCGGTACCGAAGGCCCGGGCATGATCGAAGGCCGCATCTCGGCGGGCGTATTCGTCGGCAAAGGCTCGGATCTCGGCGGCGGCTGCTCCACCATGGGCACGCTGTCTGGCGGCGGCAACATCGTCATCAAGGTGGGCGAAGGCTGCCTGATCGGCGCCAACGCGGGTATCGGCATTCCGCTGGGCGACCGCTGCACCGTCGAAGCCGGGCTCTATATCACTGCCGGCACCAAGGTCACGCTGCTCGATGATCAGAAAAACGAGGTCAAGACCGTCTCTGGTCGCGAACTGGCCGGCCAGAACGACCTGCTCTTGCGCCGCAACTCGCAAAACGGCCGTGTGGAATGCTTGACCAACAAGAGCGCCGTGGCGCTGAACGAGGCGCTGCATGCCCATAACTGA
- the dapE gene encoding succinyl-diaminopimelate desuccinylase: protein MPITEPEGLSPTLALAFDLIGRASVTPDDEGCQTIMIERLEALGFHVERLPFGDVENFWAVRGHHGPVLAFAGHTDVVPSGPHTSWEFPPFSPCIDDDGMLCGRGASDMKGSLAAMITAVERFVGHTPDHDGRIAFLITADEEGPAIDGTRAVVEHLRERNERLDYCIVGEPSSTATLGDVIKNGRRGSLGGVLHVKGIQGHVAYPHLARNPIHQALPALEALTREHWDAGNDFFPATSFQISNFRAGTGATNVVPGEIEVVFNFRYSTEVTHEALKARTEAILERFGLEFHIDWTLNGEPFLTAEGALVDAVMTGVEAITKQRPALSTSGGTSDGRFIATLGAQVVELGPLNDTIHKVNERVRAADLDELSRIYEATLQALFTEENGREPTR from the coding sequence ATGCCCATAACTGAGCCCGAGGGGCTCTCGCCCACGCTCGCGCTCGCCTTCGACCTGATAGGCCGCGCCTCGGTCACGCCGGACGACGAAGGCTGCCAGACGATCATGATCGAGCGCCTCGAGGCGCTCGGTTTTCATGTCGAGCGCCTGCCCTTTGGCGATGTGGAAAACTTCTGGGCGGTACGCGGCCATCACGGCCCGGTGCTGGCCTTTGCCGGCCACACGGATGTCGTTCCCAGCGGCCCGCACACCAGCTGGGAGTTTCCGCCCTTTTCGCCCTGCATCGACGACGATGGCATGCTGTGCGGCCGGGGCGCGTCGGACATGAAGGGAAGCCTGGCGGCGATGATCACCGCCGTCGAGCGCTTTGTCGGCCACACGCCGGATCACGATGGGCGTATCGCGTTTCTGATCACCGCCGACGAGGAAGGCCCGGCCATCGACGGCACCCGCGCGGTGGTCGAACATCTGCGCGAACGCAACGAGCGCCTGGACTACTGCATCGTCGGCGAGCCCTCCTCCACGGCCACGCTTGGCGACGTGATCAAGAACGGCCGGCGAGGCTCACTGGGTGGCGTGCTTCACGTCAAGGGCATACAGGGCCACGTGGCCTACCCGCACCTGGCGCGCAATCCCATCCATCAGGCGCTGCCGGCGCTCGAGGCGCTGACCCGCGAGCACTGGGACGCGGGCAACGACTTCTTCCCGGCGACCAGCTTTCAGATCTCCAACTTTCGCGCCGGCACTGGCGCCACCAACGTGGTCCCCGGCGAGATCGAGGTGGTGTTCAACTTCCGCTACTCCACGGAAGTCACCCATGAGGCGCTGAAGGCGCGCACCGAAGCGATTCTCGAGCGCTTTGGGCTCGAGTTTCACATCGACTGGACGCTCAACGGCGAGCCGTTTCTCACCGCCGAAGGCGCGCTGGTGGACGCGGTGATGACCGGGGTGGAGGCGATCACCAAACAGCGCCCGGCGCTTTCGACCAGCGGCGGCACCTCGGATGGTCGCTTCATCGCGACCCTGGGCGCCCAGGTGGTCGAACTCGGCCCGCTCAACGACACCATCCACAAGGTCAACGAGCGCGTGCGCGCCGCCGATCTCGATGAGCTGAGCCGGATCTACGAGGCTACCCTGCAGGCGCTATTCACTGAGGAAAACGGCCGGGAGCCAACACGATGA